The DNA sequence GCGAGGTGGACGGCGGGGGCGATGCCCAGCGTGCTGGCGGTCAGGCACCCCAGCATCAGCTCCGTGCCGCTCCCGGCGAGGATCTCCGCGATGCGCAGGGCCGCGCTGACGCCACCGCACTTGGCCAGCTTGACGTTGACGCCCTGGACGCGCCCGGCGAGCCGGCGGGCGTCCTCGGGCCCGGCCGCGTCCTCGTCGGCGACGATCGGCACCGGTGAGCCCTCCGCCAGCCGCGCCAGGGCCTCGGGATCACCCGGCGCCACGGGCTGTTCGACGGCCTCGACGCCGAGTTCGGCGCAGCGCGCCAGCAGCCGCGCCGCGTCCCTGACCGCCCAGCCGCCGTTGGGGTCGAGCAGCAGCCGCGCACCGGGGGCGGCGGCCCGCACGGCCCGTACGCGTTCCAGGTCGTCGTCCGGATCGGGGGAACCCGCCTTGACCTTGAGGACGGTGAAGCCGCCCCGGGCGAGGCGGTCCGCCTGGGCCGCGGCCCGTCCGGGCGGGGTGATGCCGATGGTGCGGGCGGTCTCGGCGGACGGCGGCGCCGCGGTGCCGAGGAGCCGGTGGACGGGCACCCCGGCCCGCTTGCCGCAGAGATCCAGCAGCGCCGACTCGATCCCCGCCGTCACGGCGGGCGGCACGTCCGGGCGCCACGCCTCGTGGCGCAGCGCGGCGAGCGACGTCTCCGGGTCGGGGAAGCGGGCCAGTTCCGGGGCGGCGACCTCGCTCAGCAGCCGGGCGATGGTGCCGGCGTCCAGGCCGTAGTAGACGCTGCTGACGATCTCGCCCCAGCCGTGCTCCGCCCCGTGCCCGACGCACAGCCACACCGCGTCCCGGGCCGCCATCGTGGAGCGGGAGATGCGCAGCGGCTCGCTGAGTTCGAGGCGCACGGTGCGCAGGGTGACCTTCACGGTTTCCCTTCCGGTATCGGTGGGGTGGTGTGGTGCGGCGGTGTGCCGGGGGCCGGTGGGGTGGCGCGTTCCGCCGGTGTGGCGCGGAGGGCCGCGGCGGGTGGGCCGGCGCGGTGCGCCGTTGTGTCGGCGGCCGGCAGGGCGAGGCGGGGCGCCGGTGGGGCGGCGCGGTGGGCCAGGGGGTCGGTGACCGTGCGGCACCGGGCCCAGCCGGTGGCCTCGACGGCGCGCGGATGCGGGATCTCGACGGGCCGGACGGCCGCGGAGCCCGGATCCAGACCGTGGGCGGCGGCGAACTCGTCGTCGTAGACGCTGCCGAGGTAGCGCTGCGGCCCGTCCGGGAAGACGGTCGCGACCACGGCCCCGGGGTGGACGCGGGCGGCCCAGGCCGCCACCAGCGCGGCGGCGCCCGTGCTCCAGCCGCCGCTCACGAAGGCGTGCCTGGCCAGCCGACGGCACGCGTCCGCGGCCTCCGCCGGACCGACCCAGTGGACTTCGTCGAACGCCTCGTAGGCGACGTTGCGCGGATGGATGCTGCTGCCCAGCCCGCGCATCACCCGCGGCCGGGCCGGCTGGCCGAAGATCGTCGACCCCGTCGCGTCCACACCGATCAGCCGCAGCGCCGGCCAGTGGCGGCGGAGCGGGCCGACGATGCCCGCGCTGTGACCGCCGGTGCCCACACTGCACACCAGCACGTCCAGATGGTCGAGCCGGTCGGCGAGTTCGGCGGCCAGGGAGGCGTATCCGGCCTGGTTGTCCGGGTTGTTGTACTGGTCGGGCCAGTACGCGCCGGGGAGCCCCGCGAGCAGCTCGCGCAGTCTCGCCAGCCGGGCGGCCTGCCAGCCGCCCTCCGCGGCGGGCCGGTCGACCAGCTCCAGCCGTGCGCCGTAGGCGCGGAGCAGCTGCCGCATGGACGGCTCCAGTTCCGCGTCGCCGACCAGCACGACGGGATGGCCGAGGGCCTGTCCGGCGAAGGCGAGCCCGATGCCCAGGGTGCCGGAGGTGGACTCCACGACCGGCGCGCCGGGCAGCAGTTCCCCCCGTTCCTCGGCGCCGCGCAGCATCGAGACGGCGGCCCGGGCCTTCATCCCGCCGACACCGAGCCCCTCCAGCTTCGCCCAGAACCCCGGCTGCGGGCAGGGCAGATCGGCGGTGACGCGGGCGAGCGGCGTCCGGCCCAGCAGGGCGAGCAGCTCCCGGTTGCCCGTCGGGGCGAGCACGGCGGCGGTCATGAAGCCCCTCCGGCGAGGTGCCCGGCGAGACCGCTGCCGCTGCCGGTGCCGCCGTAGTGGTGCACCGCACCGGGCCCCCCGTCCAGCCAGAAGAAGGGGTACGGCTCCGCGCACACCGCGCTGACGCCCGCCCCGATGAGGCGCGGCAGCACCGCGCTGCCCGTCTGGGCGAACATCACCAACGGCTTGCCGGCCCGCAGCGCGTGCTCGCGCAGCGGCTCGAACGTGCCGTTGCCCAGGGTCATCCCGGACACCAGGAGGGCGTCGCACCGGTCGAGATGGGCCAGCGCGTCGGTGTGCACCGGCTCGCCCCACTCCGTGGTGCCGCCCTTGAGGTCGCAGGGGACGTAGCCGAGCCCGCGGGCCCGCAGCGCCTCCAGCAGCGAGTTCACCACGCCCACCACGAGCACGGTGCCGCCGTCGGGCGCGCCGATCAGCTCGGCCACCGCGCGGGCCCGCGCCCGGGACTTCTCCAGGGAGGTGCCGGCGGGCAGCGGCCGGGGCCGCGCCCCGTTGGCGGGGGTGTGGGGGAGCGCGTGGGACAGATAGGCGTCCAGCGCGGCCACCCGCACCGGCGCCAGCTCGTGCCCCAGCAGCCGGGCGACGTCAGCCCCGACGCACTCCTCGACGGTGGCGTCCGCCAGCGCGCCCGGTTCGACGGCGCACGACCCCACCGCCTCGGCGACGCGTAGACTCAGTACCTCGTTGCGGTAGCCCCCGCCGCGCCCTTCGTGGCGTACGCACTGACGCGTCGTGAACGCCACCGAGACCCGCCGCTCGCGCGGGTCGGGGCCGAACTCGCCGCGGAGCACGCGCTCGACGAGGTCGGCGTACGACGCGGCGCCCACCGAGCCCGCGGCGCCTGCGGTGCCTGCCGCGCTCACCGTGCCTGCGGTGCCTGCCGTGCTCACCGAGCCCGCCGTGCCTGCCGTGCCTGCGGTGCCTGCCGTGTCCGCCGCGCCTGCCGCGCCCACCGTGCCCATCGCGCTCACCGGCCCACGACCCGGGGCGAGAGCGCGGAGAGCAGGGCCTCGGCCCGGCCGCGGGCTCCGGTGCCGCCGGCGTCGCCGGCCATCACGTGCCCGAGGTACTCGTTGTTGCTCACGGCGGCCTCGACCGCCCTGCCCGGCTCGGCGAGCTGCAGCTCCAGCAGGCCGGGCGCGCCGCGCACCTCCTCCGCCCCGTCGACCGCTTCGAGTTCCCCGGCGGCGCCGGGCACGAGGAAGGCGATGGCCGCGCTGCGCAGCCCGGTCTCCCGGGGGCGCAGATCGGGCTCCCGCCCGAGGGCCACCTCGACGCAGGCGGCGGCGAGATCGATGCCGGTGACGTGCCGCACGAGTTCGGTGATGCGGTTCCCGGCGGGCCGGGGGTTGACCTCCACGACGCGGGGGCCGCCGGCCGTGAGCTTGACCTCGGTGTGCGAGACGGCGGTGTCCAGGCCGAGCGCGTCGAGGGCCGCGAGGGCCGTCGCGCCGGCCGCCGCCGCGTCCGCCGGGGTGAGCGCCGCCGGGAACATGTGCCCGGTCTCGACGAAGGCCGGGGCCCCGCCCGTGCTCTTGTCGGTCACCCCGACCACCCGGGAGGCGCCGCCGGAGGAGACGGTCTCCACGCTCACCTCCGGCCCGTCGAGGAACTCCTCCAGGAGCACCACGGGTACGCGCCGCTGGCCCCGCGCGTTGACGGGGAATCCGGCCAGCGCCCGGTAGGCGGCGGCCAGTTGCTCCTCGTCGTCGGCCCGGCGGACGTACATCCCGGCACACAGGTCCACCGGCTTGAGCACCAGCGGGTAGCCGATGCCGCGCGCCGCCGCGGCGGTGTCGGCCCAGTCCGCGCAGACCGCGAACCGGGGGCCCGGCACACCGGCGTCGGCCAGGATCCGCCGCGTCGCGTCCTTGCGGCACGCGGCCTCCACCGCGTCCGGGGGCGAACCGGGGAGTCCGAGGCGCTCGGCGATCCGGGCGGCTGTCGGCAGGTAGTAGTCGCAGGACGTGATCACACCGTCGAAGCCCAGCGCGGCGTGCGCCCGCTCGGCGAACGGCAGCAGCGCCGGTGTGTCGTTGGTGTCCGCCGTCAGTACGTGGCGCGCGGCGAGCAGCGGGTGCGCCGTGCCCTCCGGCGCGGAGCGCAGGTAGTGGTGCAGGTCCCGGGTGAGGAACGTGAACTCGTGCCCCGCCTCCCGGACGGCCCGTGGCAGCAGCCTGCTCATCGATCCGACCCAGCTTTCCACCATCAGCAGATGCGCCACGGCTTCCCCTGTTCACAACGAGGTTGAGGATTCGGCACGGTCCGGCGGGCACGCCCTGGGGGCGCGGCGCCTTGACCGACGCGCACACTATCGACAATGGTTGTCGTTGTCATCTGACGCCCGGTCGGTTTCCCGCCATCCGGGACACCCGGTCTCCGCCGCACCGGCGGACCGACCGCGCACCGCGACACCTCACAGCGAACGGAAACACCCGATGAACGACGCCCCGCACAGCCCCGCGTACACCGTGCGGCCCGCCGCACCCGCCGACGTGGAAGGCGCGCGTCGCCTCATGCTCGACACCTTCTACCGGGAGTTCGGCTACGGATACGTGCCCGCGTGGCACCGCGACGTCCTCGACATCACCGGCACCTACCTCGAGAACCCCCGGCACCTGCTCCTGGTGGCCGTGCACGGCGAGGAGGTCGTCGCCACCACGGGCATCCGCGCGGGCGGCCCGCAGCACCCGCCGCACCCCCGCTGGCTGGCCGACCGCTACCCGCCGGCGACGACGGCCCAGCTCGTGCGGGTGTACGTGCGCCCGGAGCACCGCCGCCACGGCCTGGCGCGCACCCTGGTCCGGCGGGCCTGCGACTTCGCCGCGTCGGTCCCCGGGTACGACTGCGTCTACCTGCACACCAACACCGAGGCCGAGGGCGCCGAAGCCTTCTGGCGGAGCACGGCCAAGGAGATCTTCGACGCCCGCCCGACCGGCGAACACGGCCCCGGGGTCGCCACCGTGCACTTCGAGATCCCCATGCCGCGCTGACCGCGCCGGTGCGTGGCCGCCACCGGGGGCGGCCACCCGCCGGCAGGGCCCGGACGGGCGCGCCCGCAAACGCCCCGGTCGGCGGGCCCGCAGGCACCGCGGGCGTCCCAGCCGGGGGACGAGCGCCGGAAGCGTCCCGGCCGGGGCGTCTCAGCCGCGCAGGCGGAGGTACGCGTCCAGCTCCGCCGCCCCCGCGAGCATCGCCCTCCCGCGGGCGGACAGCCGGGCCTGCCAGTCGCCCAGCGCGGCCTCCAGCGGCTCCAGCCCGCCCGCCTGCCGCACCTGGGCGAGCAGCGGGGCGATCCGCTCCAGCGGGTAGCCGCCCCGCCTGAGCTGGTGGGCCAGCCGGGCATCGCGCACATCGGCCTCGCCGTACACGCGGTACCCGGTCCGCGGGTCGCGCCGCGGCCGCACCAGTCCGGCGCGTTCCCACGCGCGCAGCGTGGCGGGCCGGATCCCGAGCCGGCCCGCCAGCGGACCGATGAACACACCGCCGGGCTCCGGCTCTTCGCCCGCCCCGGGCACGGCGGCGGCCCCGAGATCGCGAAGGGCGCCCTCGACGGCCCGCAGGGTGCGCCGGTCGTCGAGGAGCTGGGCGTGGCTCTCGTCGACGAGCCGCAGCGCCTCGTCGGTGTCGCCCCGGTTCACCGCCCGCATGACCGACGCCGCGGACGCGTGGCCGTGGCCCGGCACCAGGGCGAGGAAGGCGCGCAGCGCGGCCGCGTGCGCGGGGGTGTAGGCGCGGTAGCCGCTCGGTGTGCGATCGGCGGCCGGCAGGATC is a window from the Streptomyces zhihengii genome containing:
- a CDS encoding PLP-dependent cysteine synthase family protein — encoded protein: MTAAVLAPTGNRELLALLGRTPLARVTADLPCPQPGFWAKLEGLGVGGMKARAAVSMLRGAEERGELLPGAPVVESTSGTLGIGLAFAGQALGHPVVLVGDAELEPSMRQLLRAYGARLELVDRPAAEGGWQAARLARLRELLAGLPGAYWPDQYNNPDNQAGYASLAAELADRLDHLDVLVCSVGTGGHSAGIVGPLRRHWPALRLIGVDATGSTIFGQPARPRVMRGLGSSIHPRNVAYEAFDEVHWVGPAEAADACRRLARHAFVSGGWSTGAAALVAAWAARVHPGAVVATVFPDGPQRYLGSVYDDEFAAAHGLDPGSAAVRPVEIPHPRAVEATGWARCRTVTDPLAHRAAPPAPRLALPAADTTAHRAGPPAAALRATPAERATPPAPGTPPHHTTPPIPEGKP
- a CDS encoding GNAT family N-acetyltransferase yields the protein MNDAPHSPAYTVRPAAPADVEGARRLMLDTFYREFGYGYVPAWHRDVLDITGTYLENPRHLLLVAVHGEEVVATTGIRAGGPQHPPHPRWLADRYPPATTAQLVRVYVRPEHRRHGLARTLVRRACDFAASVPGYDCVYLHTNTEAEGAEAFWRSTAKEIFDARPTGEHGPGVATVHFEIPMPR
- a CDS encoding ATP-grasp domain-containing protein, with translation MAHLLMVESWVGSMSRLLPRAVREAGHEFTFLTRDLHHYLRSAPEGTAHPLLAARHVLTADTNDTPALLPFAERAHAALGFDGVITSCDYYLPTAARIAERLGLPGSPPDAVEAACRKDATRRILADAGVPGPRFAVCADWADTAAAARGIGYPLVLKPVDLCAGMYVRRADDEEQLAAAYRALAGFPVNARGQRRVPVVLLEEFLDGPEVSVETVSSGGASRVVGVTDKSTGGAPAFVETGHMFPAALTPADAAAAGATALAALDALGLDTAVSHTEVKLTAGGPRVVEVNPRPAGNRITELVRHVTGIDLAAACVEVALGREPDLRPRETGLRSAAIAFLVPGAAGELEAVDGAEEVRGAPGLLELQLAEPGRAVEAAVSNNEYLGHVMAGDAGGTGARGRAEALLSALSPRVVGR
- a CDS encoding Rossmann-like domain-containing protein encodes the protein MSAAGTAGAAGSVGAASYADLVERVLRGEFGPDPRERRVSVAFTTRQCVRHEGRGGGYRNEVLSLRVAEAVGSCAVEPGALADATVEECVGADVARLLGHELAPVRVAALDAYLSHALPHTPANGARPRPLPAGTSLEKSRARARAVAELIGAPDGGTVLVVGVVNSLLEALRARGLGYVPCDLKGGTTEWGEPVHTDALAHLDRCDALLVSGMTLGNGTFEPLREHALRAGKPLVMFAQTGSAVLPRLIGAGVSAVCAEPYPFFWLDGGPGAVHHYGGTGSGSGLAGHLAGGAS
- a CDS encoding mandelate racemase/muconate lactonizing enzyme family protein; the encoded protein is MKVTLRTVRLELSEPLRISRSTMAARDAVWLCVGHGAEHGWGEIVSSVYYGLDAGTIARLLSEVAAPELARFPDPETSLAALRHEAWRPDVPPAVTAGIESALLDLCGKRAGVPVHRLLGTAAPPSAETARTIGITPPGRAAAQADRLARGGFTVLKVKAGSPDPDDDLERVRAVRAAAPGARLLLDPNGGWAVRDAARLLARCAELGVEAVEQPVAPGDPEALARLAEGSPVPIVADEDAAGPEDARRLAGRVQGVNVKLAKCGGVSAALRIAEILAGSGTELMLGCLTASTLGIAPAVHLADRARWTDLDGHLLLAHDPWTGIGGADGTVRVSRSPGLGVRPAPGGGGTGRRP
- a CDS encoding TioE family transcriptional regulator; the encoded protein is MGSNLQSGGRLRPVDLARGHGLSTQAVRNYEEAGILPAADRTPSGYRAYTPAHAAALRAFLALVPGHGHASAASVMRAVNRGDTDEALRLVDESHAQLLDDRRTLRAVEGALRDLGAAAVPGAGEEPEPGGVFIGPLAGRLGIRPATLRAWERAGLVRPRRDPRTGYRVYGEADVRDARLAHQLRRGGYPLERIAPLLAQVRQAGGLEPLEAALGDWQARLSARGRAMLAGAAELDAYLRLRG